One Oryza glaberrima chromosome 10, OglaRS2, whole genome shotgun sequence DNA segment encodes these proteins:
- the LOC127752739 gene encoding ATP synthase subunit gamma, mitochondrial: MAMAALRREGRRVLLSSTPSPAAAMAARSPAAAHQEIAPLGARSVSTQVVRTRMKSVRNIQKITKAMKMVAASKLRAVQIRTENSRGLWQPFTALLGDVPSVDVKKNVIVAITSDKGLCGGINSTSVKVSKALHKLTSGPEKESKYVILGEKGKVQLIRDSKDNIEMTVSELQKNPINYTQIAVLADDILKNVEYDALRVVFNKFHSVISFKPTMTTILSPEVMEKESESGKVGDLDSYEIEGGETKSEILQNLTEFQFSCVMYNAALENACSELGARMSAMDSSSRNAGEMLDRLTLTYNRTRQASITTELIEIISGASALEG; encoded by the exons atggcgatggcggcgctgcgacgggaggggaggcgcgtcctcctctcctccaccccatccccggcggccgccatggccgcgcgctcccccgccgccgcccacca GGAGATTGCCCCACTAGGCGCACGTTCTGTTTCAACACAAGTTG TGAGAACCCGCATGAAGAGTGTTAGGAACATCCAGAAGATTACAAAAGCAATGAAGATGGTTGCAGCATCAAAGCTTCGAGCTGTTCAAATAAGAACAGAAAATTCACGTGGTCTATGGCAGCCATTCACCGCTCTTCTTGGGGATGTCCCTA GTGTCGATGTCAAGAAGAATGTTATTGTAGCCATTACCTCTGACAAGGGTCTTTGTGGTGGTATCAACTCAACGTCAGTTAAAGTCAGCAAAGCACTCCACAAGTTGACTTCTG GACCAGAGAAAGAAAGCAAGTATGTCATATTAGGAGAAAAGGGTAAAGTTCAACTCATTCGTGACTCCAAGGATAACATCGAGATGACAGTATCTGAGTTGCAGAAGAACCCTATCAACTACACACAG ATTGCTGTGCTGGCAGATGATATCTTGAAAAATGTTGAGTATGATGCTCTAAGGGTTGTTTTTAACAAGTTCCACTCGGTCATATCATTTAAGCCCACAATGACAACCATACTTTCCCCAGAG GTTATGGAGAAAGAATCGGAATCTGGTAAGGTTGGTGACCTGGATTCATATGAAATTGAAGGAGGTGAAACTAAATCAGAAATTCTTCAGAATCTTACCGAGTTCCAGTTTTCTTGT GTTATGTATAATGCTGCTCTAGAGAATGCATGCAGTGAGCTTGGAGCACGTATGTCTGCCATGGACAGCTCCAGCAGAAACGCTGGTGAAATGCTTGATCGACTCACCCTCACATACAACAG GACACGTCAAGCATCTATCACTACAGAGCTCATTGAGATTATCTCTGGCGCTTCTGCCCTTGAGGGATAa